Proteins from a single region of Rhea pennata isolate bPtePen1 chromosome 6, bPtePen1.pri, whole genome shotgun sequence:
- the LOC134142395 gene encoding aldehyde oxidase-like isoform X1 → MSLQGAPGAEELVFYVNGRKITEKNADPEQMLLSYLRKRLRLTGTKYGCGGGGCGACTVMISTYEPASKKIRHYSANACLLPICSLYGTAVTTVEGIGSTKTRIHPVQERLAKCHGSQCGFCTPGMVMSIYTLLRNHPKPTSEQITAALAGNLCRCTGYRPILDACKTFCEESICCQSKANGKCCLDQDDDLFGKGEKIRSGLFSTEEFQPLDPTQELIFPPELMRVAESQPKRTLVFRGERMTWISPVSLDELLDLKATHPKAPLVVGNTSLGPEIKFRGVLHPIVIAPARVLDLNLVKCADDGLTLGAACSLTLVKDILKNAISEFPEEKTKIFRAVLQQLRTLGGEQIRNVASLGGNIVSRKSTSDLNPILAAGNCMLNLVSRGRKRQIPLSDIFADGAGNNTIMPEEILVSVYIPHSRKGEYVSAFRQAPRRENALPITSAGVRVLFEEGTDKIKDLNIFYGGSISTTICAKQTCQALIGRYWNEKMLDEACRLLLKEIALLGVAWGGKVDYKKTLVVSFFYRFFLEVLQSLKTMDPCHYPGIPMEYGSVLQDFQTKMPQSIQVYQDVEPGQPPQDPVGRPIMHQSGIKHATGEAVYIDDLPSVDGELSLAVVTSSRAHARIVSIDISEALKGPGVFDIITAHDVPATNEFYYSSDPEILFARNEVICVGQIVCAVAADSYVHAKQAAAKVKIEYEVLEPMILTIEEAIKHNSFFEPIRKIEQGNVDQAFETVDKILEGQIHIGGQEHFYMETQSVLAVPKGEDKEMNVYVSTQHPAIIQEMVAASLGVPANRIMCHVKRVGGAFGGKLLKAGLLASVAAVAANKTSRAVRLVLSRGDDMLITGGRHPFIGKYKVGFMNDGRIIAVDVEFYINGGCTPDESVLVAEVSLLKMDNAYRIPNLRCWGYACKTNLPSNTAFRGFGFPQSALVTETWITEIADKTGLSPEKIREINMYRENEQTHFKQQLDPQNLIRCWNECMEKSAYYSRKTAVKEFNKQNYWKKKGIAIVPLKFPFGMATRYLSQAAALVHIYTDGSVLLTHGGIEMGQGIHTKMIQVASRELNIPMSYIHFCETSTTTVPNACASVGSAGTDVNGMAVKDACQTLLKRLQPIINKNPKGTWNDWIKEAFIQSVSLSATGYFRGYNESMDWEKGEGQPFTYFLYGAACSEVEIDCLTGDHKNLRTDIVMDIGCSINPAVDIGQIEGAFVQGIGLYTMEELKYSPEGVLYTRGPDQYKIPAVCDIPEHFSVSLLSSSQNPYAIYASKGIGEAGLFLGCSVFFALRDAVTSVRNERGLKKTFTLNSPLTPEQIRAACADDFTEMITNDGCASSTPWAVSV, encoded by the exons TCCGTCTTACAGGAACTAAGTATGGCTGTGGAGGGGGCGGCTGTGGTGCCTGCACGGTGATGATATCAACTTACGAACCAGCTTCCAAGAAGATACG ACATTATTCGGCAAATGCCTGTCTGCTTCCCATTTGCTCCTTGTATGGTACAGCAGTTACCACAGTGGAAGGTATTGGAAGTACAAAAACCAGGATTCATCCAGTTCAG GAAAGGCTTGCCAAGTGCCATGGCTCCCAGTGTGGTTTCTGCACCCCTGGAATGGTGATGTCCATATACACTTTGCTAAGAAATCACCCAAAACCCACTTCGGAGCAGATAACTGCAGCCCTGGCTG gGAACCTGTGCCGCTGTACTGGGTATAGACCAATCCTAGATGCCTGTAAAACCTTTTGTGAG GAATCAATTTGCTGTCAAAGTAAAGCAAATGGAAAGTGTTGCTTGGATCAAGATGATGATTTATTTGGCAAGGGAGAGAAG attcgCAGTGGACTCTTTTCAACAGAAGAATTTCAGCCTCTAGATCCCACCCAAGAGCTTATATTTCCTCCAGAACTAATG AGGGTGGCTGAAAGTCAACCAAAAAGAACTCTGGTTTTCCGTGGGGAGAGAATGACATGGATTTCTCCTGTAAGCTTAGATGAATTACTGGATCTGAAAGCTACCCACCCCAAAGCACCTCTTGTGGTTGGGAACACCAGTCTGG gACCTGAGATTAAATTCAGAGGAGTACTTCATCCAATTGTTATTGCTCCAGCAAGGGTTCTAGATCTGAACTTGGTGAAATGCGCGGATGACG GATTAACTCTaggagctgcctgcagcctcACTCTAGTGAAAGACATCTTGAAAAATGCAATCTCAGAGTTCCCGGAGGAGAAGACAAAGATATTCCGTGCTGTCTTGCAGCAATTAAGAACTCTGGGTGGAGAACAGATAAGAAATGTTGCT tCATTAGGTGGAAACATTGTAAGTAGAAAATCAACTTCAGACTTGAATCCCATTTTGGCAGCTGGCAATTGTATGCTCAATTTGGTGTCAAGAG gaaggaaGCGACAGATTCCCTTGAGTGATATTTTTGCAGATGGAGCTGGTAACAATACTATTATGCCAGAAGAGATCTTGGTCTCTGTCTATATCCCCCATTCTAGGAAG GGCGAGTATGTCTCTGCATTTCGACAAGCACCACGACGGGAAAATGCTCTTCCAATAACCAGTGCTGGTGTGAGAGTTCTTTTTGAAGAAGGcacagacaaaataaaagatttaaacattttctatgGAGGTAGCATCTCGACCACAATCTGTGCAAAACAAACCTGTCAAGCACTTATTGGAAG ATACTGGAATGAGAAGATGCTGGATGAAGCTTGCAGACTCCTCCTTAAAGAAATTGCTCTTCTAGGCGTAGCCTGGGGTGGGAAAGTTGACTATAAGAAAACTCTGGTAGTCAGCTTCTTTTATAGATTTTTCCTGGAAGTATTGCAGTCTTTAAAGACGATG GACCCTTGCCACTATCCTGGCATACCTATGGAATATGGCAGTGTCCTACAGGATTTCCAAACCAAAATGCCACAGAGCATCCAAGTATACCAg GACGTAGAGCCAGGTCAGCCTCCCCAGGATCCTGTAGGACGTCCCATTATGCATCAGTCTGGAATTAAGCATGCCACAGGTGAAGCAGTTTACATTGATGACCTTCCTTCTGTGGACGGGGAACTCTCTCTGGCTGTTGTCACTAGTTCCAGAGCTCATGCTAGGATTGT GTCTATAGATATATCAGAGGCCCTGAAAGGACCTGGTGTGTTTGATATCATAACAGCTCATGATGTCCCAGCCACAAATGAGTTTTACTATTCCAGTGATCCAGAGATTTTATTTGCAAGAAACGAG GTGATTTGCGTTGGTCAGATTGtctgtgctgtggctgcagattCATATGTTCATGCCAAACAAGCAGCTGCAAAAGTGAAGATAGAGTATGAAGTATTGGAGCCAATGATCTTGACAATTGAG GaagcaataaaacacaactcATTCTTTGAGCCAATAAGAAAAATAGAGCAAGGAAATGTTGATCAGGCATTTGAAACTGTTGATAAAATACTTGAAG GGCAGATTCATATTGGAGGACAGGAACATTTTTACATGGAGACTCAGAGTGTGCTTGCTGTTCCAAAAGGAGAGGATAAAGAAATGAATGTGTATGTGTCAACACAGCATCCAGCAATTATCCAG GAGATGGTAGCTGCAAGTTTAGGTGTTCCAGCCAACAGGATCATGTGTCATGTCAAACGAGTTGGTGGAGCTTTTGGTGGGAAACTCCTGAAAGCTGGTTTACTGGCATCAGTtgctgcagtggcagcaaaCAA AACCAGCAGAGCAGTCCGTCTTGTTCTGAGTCGAGGGGATGATATGTTAATCACTGGAGGTCGACATCCTTTTATTGGTAAATACAAA GTTGGCTTCATGAATGATGGTAGGATCATAGCTGTGGATGTTGAATTTTACATTAATGGAGGATGCACCCCTGATGAATCTGTCCTG GTAGCAGAAGTATCCTTATTAAAAATGGACAATGCATACAGGATTCCCAACTTGAGGTGCTGGGGTTATGCCTGCAAAACTAACTTGCCATCAAACACAGCATTCAGAGGGTTTGGTTTCCCACAGTCAGCGCTGGTGACAGAAACCTGGATAACAGAAATTGCAGATAAAACCGGTTTATCACCAGAAAAG attAGGGAAATAAACATGTACAGGGAGAATGAGCAGACACATTTCAAACAGCAACTTGATCCACAAAACTTAATACGGTGTTGGAATGAATGTATGGAGAAGTCTGCCTATTACAGTAGGAAAACAGCTGTCAAGGAatttaacaaacaaaactactggaagaaaaaagggattGCCATTGTTCCACTGAAGTTTCCGTTTGGCATGGCCACACGTTATCTTTCTCAG gCTGCTGCTCTAGTTCACATTTATACTGATGGGTCCGTGCTTTTGACACATGGTGGAATTGAAATGGGACAAGGTATTCATACAAAAATGATCCAG GTTGCTAGTCGAGAGTTGAATATCCCCATGTCGTATATTCACTTTTGTGAAACGAGCACAACAACTGTTCCTAATGCCTGTGCCTCAGTGGGATCTGCTGGGACAGATGTCAATGGAATGGCTGTGAAG GATGCTTGCCAAACTCTTCTGAAACGCCTACAGCCTATAATCAACAAGAACCCAAAAGGCACCTGGAATGACTGG ATTAAAGAAGCTTTTATACAGAGTGTGAGTCTTTCAGCTACTGGCTACTTTAG AGGTTACAATGAAAGTATGGATtgggagaaaggggaaggacAGCCATtcacatattttctttatgGAGCTGCTTGTTCAGAAGTTGAAATTGACTGTTTAACAGGAGATCACAAG AACCTCAGAACAGACATTGTTATGGACATCGGTTGCAGCATAAATCCAGCCGTGGATATAGGACAG ATTGAAGGTGCCTTTGTTCAAGGCATTGGACTTTACACAATGGAGGAATTAAAGTACTCTCCGGAGGGAGTCCTCTATACACGGGGTCCAGATCAGTATAAAATCCCTGCTGTTTGCGATATTCCAgaacatttcagtgtttctctgcTGTCATCTTCCCAAAATCCTTATGCCATCTATGCATCCAAG GGGATAGGTGAGGCAGGACTGTTCTTGGGATGCTCTGTGTTCTTCGCTTTGAGAGATGCAGTGACTAGCGTGAGGAAtgaaagaggattaaaaaagaCCTTCACACTGAACAGCCCTCTGACCCCTGAACAAATACGAGCAGCCTGTGCAGATGACTTTACTGAGATG ataacGAATGATGGATGTGCTTCCTCCACTCCTTGGGCCGTTTCTGTGTGA
- the LOC134142395 gene encoding aldehyde oxidase-like isoform X2, whose amino-acid sequence MLLSYLRKRLRLTGTKYGCGGGGCGACTVMISTYEPASKKIRHYSANACLLPICSLYGTAVTTVEGIGSTKTRIHPVQERLAKCHGSQCGFCTPGMVMSIYTLLRNHPKPTSEQITAALAGNLCRCTGYRPILDACKTFCEESICCQSKANGKCCLDQDDDLFGKGEKIRSGLFSTEEFQPLDPTQELIFPPELMRVAESQPKRTLVFRGERMTWISPVSLDELLDLKATHPKAPLVVGNTSLGPEIKFRGVLHPIVIAPARVLDLNLVKCADDGLTLGAACSLTLVKDILKNAISEFPEEKTKIFRAVLQQLRTLGGEQIRNVASLGGNIVSRKSTSDLNPILAAGNCMLNLVSRGRKRQIPLSDIFADGAGNNTIMPEEILVSVYIPHSRKGEYVSAFRQAPRRENALPITSAGVRVLFEEGTDKIKDLNIFYGGSISTTICAKQTCQALIGRYWNEKMLDEACRLLLKEIALLGVAWGGKVDYKKTLVVSFFYRFFLEVLQSLKTMDPCHYPGIPMEYGSVLQDFQTKMPQSIQVYQDVEPGQPPQDPVGRPIMHQSGIKHATGEAVYIDDLPSVDGELSLAVVTSSRAHARIVSIDISEALKGPGVFDIITAHDVPATNEFYYSSDPEILFARNEVICVGQIVCAVAADSYVHAKQAAAKVKIEYEVLEPMILTIEEAIKHNSFFEPIRKIEQGNVDQAFETVDKILEGQIHIGGQEHFYMETQSVLAVPKGEDKEMNVYVSTQHPAIIQEMVAASLGVPANRIMCHVKRVGGAFGGKLLKAGLLASVAAVAANKTSRAVRLVLSRGDDMLITGGRHPFIGKYKVGFMNDGRIIAVDVEFYINGGCTPDESVLVAEVSLLKMDNAYRIPNLRCWGYACKTNLPSNTAFRGFGFPQSALVTETWITEIADKTGLSPEKIREINMYRENEQTHFKQQLDPQNLIRCWNECMEKSAYYSRKTAVKEFNKQNYWKKKGIAIVPLKFPFGMATRYLSQAAALVHIYTDGSVLLTHGGIEMGQGIHTKMIQVASRELNIPMSYIHFCETSTTTVPNACASVGSAGTDVNGMAVKDACQTLLKRLQPIINKNPKGTWNDWIKEAFIQSVSLSATGYFRGYNESMDWEKGEGQPFTYFLYGAACSEVEIDCLTGDHKNLRTDIVMDIGCSINPAVDIGQIEGAFVQGIGLYTMEELKYSPEGVLYTRGPDQYKIPAVCDIPEHFSVSLLSSSQNPYAIYASKGIGEAGLFLGCSVFFALRDAVTSVRNERGLKKTFTLNSPLTPEQIRAACADDFTEMITNDGCASSTPWAVSV is encoded by the exons TCCGTCTTACAGGAACTAAGTATGGCTGTGGAGGGGGCGGCTGTGGTGCCTGCACGGTGATGATATCAACTTACGAACCAGCTTCCAAGAAGATACG ACATTATTCGGCAAATGCCTGTCTGCTTCCCATTTGCTCCTTGTATGGTACAGCAGTTACCACAGTGGAAGGTATTGGAAGTACAAAAACCAGGATTCATCCAGTTCAG GAAAGGCTTGCCAAGTGCCATGGCTCCCAGTGTGGTTTCTGCACCCCTGGAATGGTGATGTCCATATACACTTTGCTAAGAAATCACCCAAAACCCACTTCGGAGCAGATAACTGCAGCCCTGGCTG gGAACCTGTGCCGCTGTACTGGGTATAGACCAATCCTAGATGCCTGTAAAACCTTTTGTGAG GAATCAATTTGCTGTCAAAGTAAAGCAAATGGAAAGTGTTGCTTGGATCAAGATGATGATTTATTTGGCAAGGGAGAGAAG attcgCAGTGGACTCTTTTCAACAGAAGAATTTCAGCCTCTAGATCCCACCCAAGAGCTTATATTTCCTCCAGAACTAATG AGGGTGGCTGAAAGTCAACCAAAAAGAACTCTGGTTTTCCGTGGGGAGAGAATGACATGGATTTCTCCTGTAAGCTTAGATGAATTACTGGATCTGAAAGCTACCCACCCCAAAGCACCTCTTGTGGTTGGGAACACCAGTCTGG gACCTGAGATTAAATTCAGAGGAGTACTTCATCCAATTGTTATTGCTCCAGCAAGGGTTCTAGATCTGAACTTGGTGAAATGCGCGGATGACG GATTAACTCTaggagctgcctgcagcctcACTCTAGTGAAAGACATCTTGAAAAATGCAATCTCAGAGTTCCCGGAGGAGAAGACAAAGATATTCCGTGCTGTCTTGCAGCAATTAAGAACTCTGGGTGGAGAACAGATAAGAAATGTTGCT tCATTAGGTGGAAACATTGTAAGTAGAAAATCAACTTCAGACTTGAATCCCATTTTGGCAGCTGGCAATTGTATGCTCAATTTGGTGTCAAGAG gaaggaaGCGACAGATTCCCTTGAGTGATATTTTTGCAGATGGAGCTGGTAACAATACTATTATGCCAGAAGAGATCTTGGTCTCTGTCTATATCCCCCATTCTAGGAAG GGCGAGTATGTCTCTGCATTTCGACAAGCACCACGACGGGAAAATGCTCTTCCAATAACCAGTGCTGGTGTGAGAGTTCTTTTTGAAGAAGGcacagacaaaataaaagatttaaacattttctatgGAGGTAGCATCTCGACCACAATCTGTGCAAAACAAACCTGTCAAGCACTTATTGGAAG ATACTGGAATGAGAAGATGCTGGATGAAGCTTGCAGACTCCTCCTTAAAGAAATTGCTCTTCTAGGCGTAGCCTGGGGTGGGAAAGTTGACTATAAGAAAACTCTGGTAGTCAGCTTCTTTTATAGATTTTTCCTGGAAGTATTGCAGTCTTTAAAGACGATG GACCCTTGCCACTATCCTGGCATACCTATGGAATATGGCAGTGTCCTACAGGATTTCCAAACCAAAATGCCACAGAGCATCCAAGTATACCAg GACGTAGAGCCAGGTCAGCCTCCCCAGGATCCTGTAGGACGTCCCATTATGCATCAGTCTGGAATTAAGCATGCCACAGGTGAAGCAGTTTACATTGATGACCTTCCTTCTGTGGACGGGGAACTCTCTCTGGCTGTTGTCACTAGTTCCAGAGCTCATGCTAGGATTGT GTCTATAGATATATCAGAGGCCCTGAAAGGACCTGGTGTGTTTGATATCATAACAGCTCATGATGTCCCAGCCACAAATGAGTTTTACTATTCCAGTGATCCAGAGATTTTATTTGCAAGAAACGAG GTGATTTGCGTTGGTCAGATTGtctgtgctgtggctgcagattCATATGTTCATGCCAAACAAGCAGCTGCAAAAGTGAAGATAGAGTATGAAGTATTGGAGCCAATGATCTTGACAATTGAG GaagcaataaaacacaactcATTCTTTGAGCCAATAAGAAAAATAGAGCAAGGAAATGTTGATCAGGCATTTGAAACTGTTGATAAAATACTTGAAG GGCAGATTCATATTGGAGGACAGGAACATTTTTACATGGAGACTCAGAGTGTGCTTGCTGTTCCAAAAGGAGAGGATAAAGAAATGAATGTGTATGTGTCAACACAGCATCCAGCAATTATCCAG GAGATGGTAGCTGCAAGTTTAGGTGTTCCAGCCAACAGGATCATGTGTCATGTCAAACGAGTTGGTGGAGCTTTTGGTGGGAAACTCCTGAAAGCTGGTTTACTGGCATCAGTtgctgcagtggcagcaaaCAA AACCAGCAGAGCAGTCCGTCTTGTTCTGAGTCGAGGGGATGATATGTTAATCACTGGAGGTCGACATCCTTTTATTGGTAAATACAAA GTTGGCTTCATGAATGATGGTAGGATCATAGCTGTGGATGTTGAATTTTACATTAATGGAGGATGCACCCCTGATGAATCTGTCCTG GTAGCAGAAGTATCCTTATTAAAAATGGACAATGCATACAGGATTCCCAACTTGAGGTGCTGGGGTTATGCCTGCAAAACTAACTTGCCATCAAACACAGCATTCAGAGGGTTTGGTTTCCCACAGTCAGCGCTGGTGACAGAAACCTGGATAACAGAAATTGCAGATAAAACCGGTTTATCACCAGAAAAG attAGGGAAATAAACATGTACAGGGAGAATGAGCAGACACATTTCAAACAGCAACTTGATCCACAAAACTTAATACGGTGTTGGAATGAATGTATGGAGAAGTCTGCCTATTACAGTAGGAAAACAGCTGTCAAGGAatttaacaaacaaaactactggaagaaaaaagggattGCCATTGTTCCACTGAAGTTTCCGTTTGGCATGGCCACACGTTATCTTTCTCAG gCTGCTGCTCTAGTTCACATTTATACTGATGGGTCCGTGCTTTTGACACATGGTGGAATTGAAATGGGACAAGGTATTCATACAAAAATGATCCAG GTTGCTAGTCGAGAGTTGAATATCCCCATGTCGTATATTCACTTTTGTGAAACGAGCACAACAACTGTTCCTAATGCCTGTGCCTCAGTGGGATCTGCTGGGACAGATGTCAATGGAATGGCTGTGAAG GATGCTTGCCAAACTCTTCTGAAACGCCTACAGCCTATAATCAACAAGAACCCAAAAGGCACCTGGAATGACTGG ATTAAAGAAGCTTTTATACAGAGTGTGAGTCTTTCAGCTACTGGCTACTTTAG AGGTTACAATGAAAGTATGGATtgggagaaaggggaaggacAGCCATtcacatattttctttatgGAGCTGCTTGTTCAGAAGTTGAAATTGACTGTTTAACAGGAGATCACAAG AACCTCAGAACAGACATTGTTATGGACATCGGTTGCAGCATAAATCCAGCCGTGGATATAGGACAG ATTGAAGGTGCCTTTGTTCAAGGCATTGGACTTTACACAATGGAGGAATTAAAGTACTCTCCGGAGGGAGTCCTCTATACACGGGGTCCAGATCAGTATAAAATCCCTGCTGTTTGCGATATTCCAgaacatttcagtgtttctctgcTGTCATCTTCCCAAAATCCTTATGCCATCTATGCATCCAAG GGGATAGGTGAGGCAGGACTGTTCTTGGGATGCTCTGTGTTCTTCGCTTTGAGAGATGCAGTGACTAGCGTGAGGAAtgaaagaggattaaaaaagaCCTTCACACTGAACAGCCCTCTGACCCCTGAACAAATACGAGCAGCCTGTGCAGATGACTTTACTGAGATG ataacGAATGATGGATGTGCTTCCTCCACTCCTTGGGCCGTTTCTGTGTGA